Proteins encoded by one window of Gemmatimonas aurantiaca:
- the hflX gene encoding GTPase HflX has translation MVSAPFKRGMAKHFVDEHLEELARLADTAGAQVVGTLTQQLDRPHPATYLGTGKVEELKLRIQELDATLVIFDDELTPAQGKNIEEIVRTRVMDRAELILDIFATRARSSEARMQVELAQLEYMLPRLTRMWTHLEKMRGGIGMRGPGETQLETDRRLIQHRIRVLKERLIDVERAREIQRQGRRTQFRVALVGYTNAGKSSILRALAADGDVFVEDRLFATLDPLTREVDIGDGYTMLLTDTVGFIRKLPHHLVASFRATLAEAREADLLLHVIDASHPAWEEHRDVVDGVLAELGLAERPMRYVMNKMDAVAPELRSGVRERVANLMPESLFVSAIEPGGLESLRTVLLESMRRQRPVLEVRIPAANGRLIAEVHRDGEVLDQRHDEDLIVLRARLDERAIGRLRQAGVSVTVTQAARPAVMGM, from the coding sequence CTGGTCAGCGCGCCATTCAAGCGCGGTATGGCCAAACACTTCGTGGACGAGCACCTCGAGGAACTGGCGCGTCTGGCCGATACGGCCGGCGCGCAGGTCGTGGGCACCCTCACGCAGCAACTCGATCGTCCGCATCCGGCCACGTACCTCGGCACGGGCAAGGTCGAGGAACTGAAGCTGCGCATTCAGGAACTCGACGCCACGCTGGTCATCTTCGACGATGAACTCACGCCCGCCCAGGGCAAGAACATCGAGGAGATCGTCCGCACGCGCGTGATGGATCGCGCGGAGCTCATTCTCGACATCTTCGCCACCCGTGCCCGGTCGAGTGAGGCGCGCATGCAGGTGGAGCTGGCGCAGCTCGAATACATGCTGCCGCGTCTGACGCGCATGTGGACCCACCTCGAGAAGATGCGCGGTGGTATCGGTATGCGCGGTCCCGGCGAAACACAGTTGGAAACCGACCGCCGGCTCATCCAGCATCGGATCCGCGTGCTGAAGGAGCGGTTGATCGATGTCGAACGCGCGCGCGAGATCCAGCGGCAGGGACGGCGCACCCAGTTCCGCGTGGCGCTCGTGGGCTATACCAACGCGGGCAAGTCGTCCATCCTGCGTGCGCTGGCCGCGGATGGCGACGTGTTCGTGGAAGACCGGCTCTTCGCCACGCTCGATCCGCTCACACGCGAAGTCGACATCGGCGACGGGTACACGATGTTGCTCACCGACACGGTGGGATTCATCCGCAAGCTGCCGCACCATCTCGTGGCCTCCTTCCGCGCCACGCTGGCCGAGGCGCGTGAGGCGGACCTGCTGCTGCACGTGATCGACGCGAGCCATCCAGCGTGGGAAGAACACCGAGACGTGGTGGATGGCGTGCTCGCGGAACTCGGGCTCGCCGAACGACCCATGCGCTATGTGATGAACAAGATGGACGCCGTGGCGCCCGAGCTGCGCAGCGGTGTGCGCGAACGGGTGGCCAATCTGATGCCGGAGTCGTTGTTCGTGTCCGCCATCGAACCGGGCGGACTGGAATCGCTGCGCACCGTATTGCTGGAGAGCATGCGTCGCCAGCGTCCGGTGCTCGAAGTGCGCATTCCCGCCGCCAATGGACGACTCATCGCCGAAGTGCATCGTGATGGCGAAGTGCTCGATCAGCGCCACGACGAGGATCTCATCGTGTTGCGGGCGCGGCTCGACGAGCGCGCCATCGGCCGGTTGCGACAGGCGGGAGTGAGTGTGACCGTGACGCAGGCGGCGCGGCCGGCGGTGATGGGGATGTAG